The proteins below are encoded in one region of Limnohabitans sp. 63ED37-2:
- a CDS encoding PhoX family protein, which translates to MSSLIRDDDGVSNTSANDHLHDLIEREIARNPSRRNMLKSGAALGLLGIFGSALTACGGSSAPAAGSIGFKAVATSSGDAIVVPEGYTADVMYRWGDPITATASAFKGDASETWREQEVQSGDNHDGINFFPFPGTDGNSRGILAMNHEYINPEYFHNVANFNKPEIPDNTKKQVAGHGVSVIEVQRNAAGKWEYVKNSTYNRRITGYTPMTLTGPAAGHDLLKTAADATGTEVLGTLNNCGAGQTPWGTFITCEENFNGYFGTDAAGWTPDTLQNRYGLAAAGFGYGWHKGDPRFDLAVNPNEPNRFGWVVEIDPYSPTSKPKKRTALGRFKHENAECVLSKTNKAVVYTGCDERNEYLYKFVSTGTYDAANKASGANLLDAGILYVARFDAGTVVGDNQGTGAWLPLVHGQNGLTAENGFANQAEVLIKARQAADRVGATMMDRPEWVAANRTKPGEVFLACTNNNRRGSAATPSSNNVNGSTTAGSARPALDEANPRAVNNWGHVIRINEMGADAAALTFNWDIFVIAGNPALEGTKKGSSNIDASNTFNSPDGIQVDPEGRLWIQTDGQYSNTGDYVNQGNNQMLVADTTTKKITRFLVGPAGCEVTGVCWTPDGRTMFINIQHPGEVGSHPNAPAAYKSATDKDAWINANPTAFSKWPDGSSAGRPRSGTVVIRKNDGGVIGT; encoded by the coding sequence ATGTCTAGCCTCATTCGTGACGACGATGGTGTTTCCAACACCTCAGCCAATGACCATTTGCATGATCTGATCGAGCGTGAAATCGCTCGCAACCCCAGCCGCCGCAACATGCTCAAATCCGGTGCTGCATTGGGTTTGCTCGGTATTTTCGGCAGCGCCTTGACAGCCTGCGGTGGCAGCTCGGCTCCTGCTGCAGGCAGCATTGGCTTCAAGGCCGTGGCCACCAGCAGCGGTGATGCCATCGTTGTACCCGAGGGTTACACAGCCGACGTGATGTACCGCTGGGGCGACCCGATCACAGCCACTGCCTCAGCATTCAAGGGCGATGCCAGCGAGACTTGGCGCGAACAAGAAGTGCAGTCGGGTGACAACCACGATGGCATCAATTTCTTCCCCTTCCCCGGCACCGATGGCAACAGCCGCGGCATCTTGGCCATGAACCACGAGTACATCAATCCCGAGTACTTCCACAATGTGGCCAATTTCAACAAGCCCGAAATCCCTGACAACACGAAAAAACAGGTCGCTGGTCACGGTGTGTCGGTCATCGAAGTTCAGCGCAATGCCGCTGGCAAGTGGGAGTATGTGAAGAACTCCACCTACAACCGCCGAATCACGGGTTACACCCCCATGACCCTGACAGGCCCTGCAGCTGGCCACGACCTGCTCAAGACCGCCGCCGACGCCACCGGCACCGAAGTGTTGGGCACGCTCAACAACTGCGGTGCTGGCCAGACGCCTTGGGGCACCTTCATCACCTGCGAAGAGAACTTCAACGGCTACTTTGGCACCGACGCAGCCGGTTGGACACCCGACACCCTGCAAAACCGCTACGGCCTGGCTGCTGCGGGTTTTGGCTACGGCTGGCACAAGGGTGACCCCCGCTTTGATCTGGCGGTCAACCCCAACGAACCCAATCGATTTGGTTGGGTCGTCGAGATCGACCCCTATTCGCCCACCAGCAAGCCCAAAAAGCGCACTGCCTTGGGCCGCTTCAAGCATGAGAACGCAGAATGCGTGCTCTCCAAGACCAACAAGGCCGTGGTATACACCGGCTGCGACGAACGCAACGAGTACCTCTACAAATTCGTGTCGACCGGGACCTATGACGCTGCCAACAAGGCCAGCGGCGCCAATCTGCTCGACGCCGGCATCTTGTATGTGGCCCGCTTTGATGCAGGCACTGTGGTGGGTGACAACCAAGGCACCGGCGCTTGGCTGCCCTTAGTGCATGGTCAAAACGGTCTGACCGCCGAGAACGGATTTGCCAACCAGGCCGAAGTGCTGATCAAGGCCCGCCAGGCCGCAGACCGTGTGGGCGCCACCATGATGGACCGCCCAGAATGGGTGGCTGCCAACCGCACGAAGCCCGGTGAAGTCTTCCTGGCCTGCACCAACAACAACCGCCGCGGCAGTGCAGCTACGCCATCTTCCAACAACGTCAACGGTTCGACCACCGCCGGTTCTGCTCGCCCCGCTTTGGATGAGGCCAACCCCCGTGCCGTCAACAACTGGGGCCATGTGATCCGCATCAATGAAATGGGTGCCGATGCCGCAGCCTTGACGTTCAACTGGGACATCTTTGTGATCGCCGGCAATCCAGCTCTGGAGGGTACCAAGAAGGGCTCAAGCAACATCGACGCCAGCAACACCTTCAACTCGCCCGATGGCATTCAGGTCGACCCCGAAGGCCGCCTCTGGATTCAAACGGATGGCCAGTACTCCAACACAGGTGATTACGTCAACCAAGGCAACAACCAGATGTTAGTGGCCGACACCACCACCAAGAAAATCACACGTTTCCTGGTGGGCCCTGCGGGCTGCGAGGTCACAGGCGTTTGCTGGACACCGGATGGTCGCACCATGTTCATCAACATCCAGCACCCAGGTGAAGTGGGTAGCCACCCGAATGCGCCTGCAGCCTACAAGTCGGCGACAGACAAGGACGCTTGGATCAATGCCAACCCAACGGCTTTTTCCAAGTGGCCTGACGGCTCCAGCGCCGGTCGTCCGCGCTCCGGCACTGTGGTCATTCGCAAAAACGATGGTGGCGTGATCGGCACCTGA
- a CDS encoding ArsJ-associated glyceraldehyde-3-phosphate dehydrogenase, with translation MKVGINGMGRIGRLALRAAMGAAERQQDDPRAGNRLEVVHLNELKGGAAATAHLLAFDSVQGKWRERIEAEGDSQIRIGDRTLGFSSHANPADIPWGDMGVDLVLECTGKFLTPETIQGHLDRGAKRVIVAAPVKVGDVLNIVVGINHTLYNPAKDRIVTAASCTTNCLAPVVKVVHEAIGIKHGQITTIHDPTNTNLVVDAPHKDLRRARSAMVNLAPTTTGSATAIALIYPELKGKLNGHAVRAPVLNASLTDCVFEMKRETSAEEVNALFAAAAQGPLAGILGYEERPLVSADYARDTRSSIVDALSTMVTDGTLLKIYAWYDNEMGYACRMVDLACHMNDVGI, from the coding sequence ATGAAAGTCGGCATCAACGGAATGGGCCGCATCGGCCGTTTGGCTTTGCGTGCGGCCATGGGCGCTGCCGAGCGCCAGCAAGACGACCCCCGCGCAGGCAACCGCCTGGAGGTGGTGCACCTGAACGAACTCAAAGGTGGCGCAGCGGCCACGGCGCACTTGCTGGCTTTTGACAGCGTGCAGGGCAAGTGGCGAGAGCGCATTGAGGCGGAAGGCGACAGCCAAATTCGCATTGGTGATCGCACCCTGGGCTTTTCCTCGCACGCCAACCCGGCCGACATCCCTTGGGGCGACATGGGGGTGGACTTGGTGCTCGAATGCACGGGCAAGTTTTTGACGCCCGAAACCATTCAAGGCCACCTGGACCGCGGCGCCAAGCGCGTGATCGTGGCCGCGCCCGTCAAGGTGGGTGATGTGCTGAACATCGTGGTGGGCATCAACCACACGCTGTACAACCCAGCCAAAGACCGCATTGTCACCGCCGCATCCTGCACCACCAACTGCTTGGCCCCGGTGGTCAAAGTCGTGCACGAAGCCATCGGCATCAAGCATGGTCAGATCACCACCATCCACGACCCGACCAACACCAACTTGGTGGTCGATGCCCCACACAAAGACCTGCGCCGCGCCCGCAGCGCCATGGTCAACCTGGCCCCCACCACCACGGGCAGCGCCACGGCCATTGCCTTGATCTACCCAGAACTCAAAGGCAAGCTGAACGGCCACGCGGTGCGTGCCCCGGTGCTCAACGCATCGCTCACCGACTGCGTGTTCGAGATGAAGCGCGAGACCAGCGCCGAAGAGGTCAACGCCTTGTTCGCCGCTGCGGCCCAAGGCCCGCTGGCGGGCATCTTGGGTTATGAGGAGCGCCCCTTGGTCAGCGCCGATTACGCCCGCGACACGCGAAGCAGCATCGTGGACGCGCTGTCGACCATGGTGACCGACGGCACACTGCTCAAAATTTACGCTTGGTACGACAACGAAATGGGCTATGCCTGCCGCATGGTGGACCTGGCCTGCCACATGAACGACGTCGGCATCTGA
- a CDS encoding MGDG synthase family glycosyltransferase, with the protein MAHDVQLIYFNAGGGHRSAALALQEVIAQAQPDWAVTLVNLFEVIDSDRYYQKLTGFAPEDLYNMRLKRGWTRGLATELKLFQAMIRLTLPTLKKKMRSFWRNTQPHLVVSLVPNFNKVMYEALRDELPGVPYVTVLTDMADYPPNFWIEPNQGQYIICGTEFAASQAASQGYDAASIIQTSGMILRPSFYRKSCVDKGQRFVELGLDPNRPTGLVLFGGHGSNDMLKIAKALPDRQLIFVAGHNNTLAQKMAAQSPSMYHLVLGFTKDIDQFMQLCDYFVGKPGPGSLSEAVHMGLPVITFRNAATMPQERYNTTWVEENQLGKVIGSVSELPGVVEAVLDDLTRYQKHVQEINNQAVFEVVASLAQIMPKQTPKSALQTS; encoded by the coding sequence ATGGCACACGATGTACAGCTCATTTATTTCAACGCCGGAGGCGGGCACCGTTCTGCCGCACTCGCACTCCAAGAAGTCATCGCCCAAGCGCAGCCCGACTGGGCTGTCACGCTGGTGAACCTGTTTGAAGTCATTGACTCAGACCGCTATTACCAAAAATTGACAGGCTTTGCGCCTGAAGATCTTTACAACATGAGACTCAAACGGGGGTGGACACGGGGCCTGGCCACCGAACTCAAGCTGTTTCAGGCCATGATTCGGCTGACACTGCCCACGCTCAAAAAGAAGATGAGATCGTTCTGGCGCAATACCCAGCCTCATTTGGTGGTCTCGTTGGTGCCCAATTTCAACAAGGTCATGTACGAGGCCTTGCGTGACGAGTTGCCGGGTGTTCCCTATGTCACGGTCCTCACCGACATGGCCGATTACCCCCCTAACTTTTGGATAGAGCCCAATCAAGGTCAGTACATCATCTGCGGCACAGAGTTTGCGGCATCACAGGCGGCAAGCCAGGGTTATGACGCCGCATCCATCATCCAGACCTCTGGCATGATTTTGCGCCCCAGCTTCTATCGCAAGTCTTGTGTGGACAAGGGTCAGCGCTTCGTTGAACTGGGCTTGGATCCCAATCGGCCCACGGGTTTGGTTCTGTTTGGTGGGCATGGCTCCAATGACATGCTCAAAATTGCCAAGGCCTTGCCAGATCGGCAATTGATTTTTGTGGCAGGGCACAACAACACCTTGGCTCAGAAAATGGCTGCTCAATCACCGTCTATGTACCACCTTGTGTTGGGCTTCACCAAAGACATCGATCAGTTCATGCAGCTGTGCGACTATTTTGTGGGCAAGCCTGGCCCGGGCAGTTTGAGTGAAGCGGTACACATGGGGCTGCCGGTCATCACCTTCCGCAATGCCGCCACCATGCCGCAAGAACGCTACAACACGACCTGGGTTGAAGAGAACCAGTTGGGCAAGGTCATCGGCTCGGTCAGTGAACTGCCTGGTGTGGTCGAAGCTGTTCTGGATGATTTGACCCGCTACCAAAAACATGTCCAAGAAATCAACAACCAAGCGGTTTTTGAGGTCGTGGCATCTTTGGCGCAAATCATGCCTAAACAAACACCCAAATCAGCACTCCAAACAAGTTGA
- a CDS encoding S8 family peptidase has translation MPLNLYLRPWSEAMRTAVSIGLLVGLLTACGGGDSQALLTAPAVPTEVPGPDPLLSQQWHLFNTGQGGGLPGIDLGLQGVAETGRGVLIAFVDGAVQISHPDLVANLHTVKGFLTTPNPSTPFAPADAPYNDRAGEWDDAHGTAVVGIAVARADNSIGGRGVAPQAKFLALDGLSNGRVGQALVSALDQGADIVNNSWGFLDPQAGQGRSYQRADPLWREALGRALSQGRQGRGAVVVFAAGNGGADDDSNRDGYANQPGVLAVGAVDHTGRPPTYAEPGANVLVSAPSMSLLRRAEGGADIWTTDLAGPRGLSGGTQAESADYAAFAGGTSASAPMVSGVVALMLQANPALSWRDVRWLLARTARAASLGAEAAEPSVMNSHGYHPMVGFGRVHAGDSIAAARVFRGLPAERRCDSGLLSIQQNIGDAPDAGLSLGHRFSVCNLSVLESVEVTVQAEHAYGADLQIELNSPTGHRSVLARPHFCSKDFTGGCGDFSQGWTFHSVRHMGENAAGNWRLRVQDLQEGDTGRLLQWRLVLTGH, from the coding sequence ATGCCATTGAACTTGTATTTGCGCCCGTGGAGTGAGGCGATGCGCACGGCTGTGTCCATTGGGCTGTTGGTGGGTCTGTTGACAGCTTGTGGTGGCGGGGATTCGCAGGCCTTGCTGACCGCACCTGCCGTACCGACCGAGGTTCCCGGCCCGGACCCTTTGCTTTCGCAACAGTGGCATTTGTTCAACACCGGGCAAGGGGGTGGCTTGCCTGGCATAGACTTGGGCTTGCAAGGTGTTGCAGAGACTGGCCGAGGTGTTCTGATCGCCTTTGTAGATGGCGCGGTGCAGATCAGCCATCCGGACCTGGTGGCCAACTTACACACGGTCAAAGGCTTTCTGACCACACCCAACCCTTCGACACCTTTTGCGCCAGCAGACGCGCCCTACAACGACCGCGCCGGTGAGTGGGACGATGCACATGGCACCGCCGTGGTGGGTATTGCCGTGGCCCGCGCCGACAACAGCATCGGGGGGCGAGGTGTAGCGCCCCAGGCTAAATTTTTGGCCTTGGACGGTTTGTCGAACGGCCGGGTCGGGCAGGCACTCGTTTCGGCCCTGGATCAGGGTGCCGACATCGTCAACAACAGTTGGGGTTTTCTGGACCCGCAAGCTGGGCAAGGTCGAAGTTACCAGCGAGCTGATCCCCTTTGGCGCGAGGCATTGGGCCGTGCACTGTCTCAGGGTCGGCAGGGGCGTGGTGCCGTTGTGGTGTTTGCCGCGGGCAATGGGGGAGCCGATGATGACAGCAACCGAGATGGTTACGCCAACCAGCCCGGCGTGTTGGCGGTGGGCGCTGTGGACCACACAGGCCGACCACCTACCTATGCCGAGCCGGGAGCAAATGTACTGGTCAGCGCCCCTTCGATGTCGCTGTTGCGTCGTGCAGAGGGCGGGGCTGACATCTGGACCACTGACTTGGCTGGACCGAGAGGGCTCTCAGGTGGTACGCAGGCTGAAAGTGCTGACTATGCAGCTTTTGCAGGAGGCACCTCTGCGTCTGCACCCATGGTGTCAGGCGTGGTGGCGCTGATGCTCCAAGCCAACCCTGCATTGAGCTGGCGCGATGTTCGCTGGCTCTTGGCGCGAACTGCCAGAGCTGCATCGCTCGGAGCGGAAGCTGCAGAGCCTTCGGTCATGAACAGCCACGGCTACCACCCTATGGTGGGGTTTGGCCGTGTGCATGCAGGTGACAGCATCGCAGCTGCTCGGGTCTTTCGCGGACTGCCTGCCGAACGCCGCTGCGACAGTGGTTTGTTGAGCATCCAGCAAAACATCGGTGATGCACCAGATGCGGGTTTGAGCTTGGGCCACCGTTTTTCTGTGTGTAATTTGTCGGTGCTGGAGTCGGTGGAAGTCACGGTTCAGGCGGAGCACGCCTATGGGGCTGATTTGCAAATAGAGCTCAACTCGCCAACAGGGCATCGCAGTGTCCTGGCGCGTCCCCATTTTTGCAGCAAAGACTTCACAGGGGGCTGCGGCGATTTCAGTCAAGGATGGACTTTTCACAGTGTGCGCCACATGGGTGAAAACGCAGCAGGTAACTGGCGTTTGCGCGTCCAGGACCTGCAAGAGGGCGATACAGGGCGTCTGCTCCAATGGCGGCTGGTGTTGACGGGACATTGA
- the arsJ gene encoding organoarsenical effux MFS transporter ArsJ: MNAAERHYGIVTAAYWGFTLTDGALRMLVLLHFYKLGYSPFTLAFLFLLYEGAGVLANLIGGWLATRFGIARMLTVGLVTQIIGFGLLSALQPEWTAAMSVAWVVLAQGVCGVAKDLTKTASKSAIKITQAQAKDQGNGQLFKWVAWFTGSKNAMKGFGFFLGGLLLETLGFQGSLWAMSGLLALVLIGVVTSLPPMMGKSKPSGSAKELFAKNTGINALAAARVALFGARDVWFVVGVPVFLYSVGWTFTMVGGFLAAWTIGYGLVQALAPQIVRRSADGLSREVPAARWWSAVLTLIPLGIAAAMYWQAPHLQWWVVGGLSLFGFAFAINSSVHSYLVLAYAGSEKAAEDVGFYYAANALGRFMGTLLSGMLYQWGGLLYALLGSALMLLLCWLATLRLPVGLLTETPVSKDTP, encoded by the coding sequence ATGAACGCCGCTGAACGCCATTACGGCATCGTCACCGCCGCCTATTGGGGCTTCACCCTGACCGACGGCGCTTTGCGCATGTTGGTGCTGCTGCACTTTTACAAGCTCGGTTACTCGCCGTTCACGTTGGCATTTTTGTTCTTGCTCTACGAAGGTGCGGGCGTCTTGGCCAACCTGATTGGCGGCTGGCTGGCCACGCGCTTTGGCATTGCCCGCATGCTCACGGTGGGCTTGGTCACACAAATCATCGGCTTTGGCTTGCTCTCGGCCTTGCAGCCAGAGTGGACAGCGGCCATGTCGGTGGCTTGGGTGGTGTTGGCGCAAGGCGTGTGTGGTGTGGCCAAAGACCTGACCAAAACGGCCAGCAAATCGGCCATCAAGATCACGCAGGCACAAGCCAAAGACCAAGGCAACGGGCAATTGTTCAAGTGGGTGGCCTGGTTCACCGGCAGCAAAAACGCCATGAAAGGCTTTGGCTTTTTTCTGGGTGGTTTGCTGCTGGAGACGCTGGGGTTTCAGGGTTCCTTATGGGCCATGTCAGGCCTCTTGGCGCTGGTGCTCATTGGCGTGGTGACGAGCTTGCCGCCCATGATGGGCAAGAGCAAGCCTTCGGGTTCGGCCAAAGAGCTGTTCGCCAAAAACACGGGCATCAACGCGCTCGCCGCCGCCCGCGTGGCTTTGTTTGGGGCGCGTGATGTGTGGTTTGTTGTGGGCGTGCCCGTGTTCCTTTACTCAGTGGGCTGGACCTTCACCATGGTGGGTGGCTTTTTGGCGGCTTGGACGATTGGTTATGGCTTGGTGCAAGCGCTGGCGCCACAGATCGTTCGCCGCAGCGCCGATGGCCTGAGCCGCGAGGTGCCTGCCGCGCGTTGGTGGTCGGCGGTGCTCACGCTCATTCCACTGGGCATTGCCGCAGCCATGTATTGGCAAGCGCCGCATCTGCAGTGGTGGGTGGTGGGGGGCCTGAGTTTGTTTGGCTTTGCCTTTGCCATCAACTCCTCGGTACACAGCTATTTGGTGCTGGCCTATGCGGGCTCTGAAAAAGCGGCCGAAGACGTGGGCTTTTATTACGCCGCCAACGCGCTGGGCCGCTTCATGGGCACGCTGCTGTCGGGCATGCTCTACCAATGGGGCGGGCTTTTGTACGCACTCTTGGGCTCGGCCTTGATGCTGCTCTTGTGCTGGCTGGCCACACTTCGATTGCCCGTGGGTTTGCTCACCGAAACGCCCGTTTCAAAGGACACACCATGA
- a CDS encoding TlpA disulfide reductase family protein: protein MNHSSEMTMASQTRRQLALGLGLGALWPWASALAQAPSEAALEALAPAMPRLGDVLKVPSIRLLTGQNFQYERQPLLLYWWSSTCPFCALQSPSMQALWDSQKSRGLRMLALSIDKKPEDAQAYLQKRGYTFPSAWASPAWRQQFPKPKGLPITLLMDSQHKVMLAEKGQMFAEDVEAISRLL from the coding sequence ATGAACCACTCATCTGAAATGACCATGGCTTCTCAAACACGCAGGCAACTGGCCCTGGGCTTAGGCCTGGGCGCTTTGTGGCCCTGGGCCAGCGCACTGGCCCAAGCCCCCTCCGAAGCGGCCCTCGAAGCTCTGGCACCCGCCATGCCCCGCTTGGGAGATGTGCTCAAGGTGCCGTCCATCCGTTTGCTGACTGGCCAGAACTTCCAGTACGAGCGCCAGCCTTTGCTGCTGTATTGGTGGTCCAGCACCTGCCCCTTTTGCGCCTTGCAAAGCCCCAGCATGCAGGCCTTATGGGATTCGCAAAAAAGCCGAGGCCTGCGCATGCTGGCCTTGTCCATCGACAAAAAGCCCGAAGATGCCCAAGCTTATCTGCAAAAACGCGGCTACACCTTCCCCTCGGCTTGGGCCAGCCCGGCGTGGCGCCAACAATTTCCCAAACCGAAGGGCTTGCCCATCACGCTCTTGATGGACAGCCAGCACAAAGTGATGCTGGCAGAAAAGGGCCAAATGTTCGCCGAGGATGTCGAAGCCATCTCTCGGCTGCTCTGA
- a CDS encoding PhoX family protein, with protein sequence MSHHDHDPIHNTSNNPHFQDVLNQSLQNPMRRGLLRGGLGLAGLAMLPGCATLTSGMAAAPKALGFPSVEKSLLDNVMLPPGYQYSVLHATGDALDSALAAYSNKGTEADDWSRRVGDHHDGMDIYYIDANGRYTENETGRAVLCVNHESSADAHFMHPNGQTSNGVVGKKFTQFGDWDLGTRPELEVLKEINHHGVSVVEIVKTPQGWRIKQDSPLNRRITAQTPVRISGPRAHIDAIRSFMVTRWDTAGAMARGTLNNCGHGKTPWGTYLGCEENWAYYFQTTANGAALPAKEVAARKRYGVPSSAPAAGATRAPSQGWHTVSATDDRFARWNLAATGANAERDFRNEANTFGYNVEIDPLAPNSTPVKRVAMGRFAHEAAVCSVPVAGQPLAFYMGCDSRNEYIYKFVSTAVWDPRDVGGGLVAGDKYLSEGKLYVARFDSTGQGEWLELTIADPRIANHSTYKFANQGDVFINARFAADAVGATKMDRPEWGAVNYRNGEVYFALTNNNAANRTPTKVDAANPRAYMDLDGKKGTGNPHGHIIRFKEPGHQASAKTFAWDIFLFGAEEDSGDANLSGLTAKNSFSSPDGLWFSKATGICWIQTDDGAFTDETNCMMLAAIPGQVGDGGKVTVKNKMMVGGVEQNGTQESFLGAALGEAKLRRFLVAPQGAEVTGITETADGRTLFVNIQHPGELSKPLASGSAPQSMWPGNAGYGPQGRPRSATIVITRTDGGVIGL encoded by the coding sequence ATGTCACACCACGACCACGATCCCATTCACAACACCTCAAACAACCCTCATTTTCAGGACGTTTTGAACCAGTCCCTGCAAAACCCCATGCGCCGTGGTTTGTTGCGTGGTGGTTTGGGTTTGGCTGGCCTGGCCATGCTGCCCGGTTGCGCCACTTTGACTTCGGGTATGGCCGCTGCGCCCAAGGCCCTGGGTTTTCCTTCTGTCGAAAAAAGTCTGCTCGACAACGTCATGCTGCCACCCGGTTACCAATACAGCGTCTTGCACGCCACAGGCGATGCGCTGGACTCGGCCCTGGCCGCTTACTCCAACAAAGGCACGGAAGCCGACGACTGGTCGCGTCGCGTGGGCGATCACCACGACGGCATGGACATTTATTACATCGATGCCAACGGACGCTACACCGAGAACGAAACCGGCCGTGCTGTGCTGTGTGTGAACCACGAAAGCTCGGCCGACGCGCACTTCATGCACCCCAACGGCCAAACGTCCAATGGCGTGGTGGGCAAAAAGTTTACGCAGTTTGGTGACTGGGACTTGGGCACACGCCCCGAGTTGGAAGTGCTCAAAGAGATCAACCACCACGGCGTTTCGGTGGTCGAGATCGTCAAAACACCACAAGGCTGGCGCATCAAGCAAGACTCACCGCTGAACCGCCGCATCACCGCACAAACCCCCGTGCGCATCAGCGGCCCCCGCGCCCACATCGATGCGATCCGCAGCTTCATGGTCACCCGCTGGGACACGGCGGGTGCCATGGCGCGTGGCACGCTGAACAACTGCGGCCATGGCAAAACGCCATGGGGCACGTATTTGGGCTGCGAAGAAAACTGGGCTTATTACTTCCAGACCACGGCCAATGGTGCTGCGCTCCCAGCCAAAGAAGTGGCTGCACGCAAGCGCTATGGTGTGCCCTCATCGGCTCCAGCAGCAGGCGCCACCCGCGCACCCAGCCAGGGCTGGCACACCGTATCGGCCACCGACGACCGTTTTGCCCGCTGGAACTTGGCGGCCACCGGTGCCAACGCCGAGCGTGATTTCCGCAATGAGGCCAACACCTTTGGCTACAACGTCGAAATTGACCCATTGGCCCCTAACTCCACACCCGTCAAGCGCGTGGCCATGGGCCGCTTCGCACACGAAGCCGCTGTGTGCAGCGTGCCTGTGGCGGGTCAGCCCTTGGCTTTCTACATGGGTTGTGATTCACGCAACGAATACATCTACAAGTTTGTGAGTACCGCGGTGTGGGACCCCCGCGATGTGGGTGGCGGTTTGGTGGCCGGTGACAAGTACCTGAGCGAAGGCAAGTTGTACGTCGCCCGCTTTGATTCCACAGGCCAAGGTGAGTGGCTGGAGCTGACCATCGCTGACCCGCGCATTGCCAACCACAGCACCTACAAGTTTGCCAATCAGGGTGATGTGTTCATCAATGCACGCTTTGCAGCAGACGCCGTGGGCGCCACCAAGATGGACCGCCCGGAGTGGGGCGCGGTCAACTACCGCAATGGCGAGGTGTACTTCGCATTGACCAACAACAATGCGGCCAACCGCACGCCCACCAAGGTCGATGCCGCCAACCCACGCGCTTACATGGACTTGGACGGGAAAAAAGGCACGGGCAACCCACACGGCCACATCATCCGCTTCAAAGAGCCTGGCCACCAAGCCTCGGCCAAGACCTTTGCTTGGGACATCTTCTTGTTCGGTGCTGAGGAAGACTCGGGTGACGCCAACTTGTCGGGCTTGACGGCCAAGAACTCGTTCTCATCGCCAGACGGTCTGTGGTTCAGCAAAGCCACCGGCATTTGCTGGATCCAGACCGACGACGGCGCTTTCACCGACGAGACCAACTGCATGATGCTGGCCGCCATTCCGGGCCAGGTGGGTGACGGCGGCAAAGTGACCGTGAAAAACAAGATGATGGTGGGTGGCGTTGAGCAAAACGGCACACAAGAAAGCTTCTTGGGTGCAGCCTTGGGCGAAGCCAAACTGCGCCGCTTTCTGGTGGCACCTCAGGGTGCTGAAGTCACCGGGATCACCGAGACCGCTGATGGCAGAACCCTGTTCGTCAACATCCAGCACCCGGGTGAATTGTCCAAGCCTTTGGCTTCGGGCTCGGCCCCCCAAAGCATGTGGCCAGGCAATGCAGGTTATGGCCCGCAAGGCCGCCCACGTTCGGCGACCATCGTGATCACCCGCACTGACGGTGGCGTGATCGGGCTCTAA
- a CDS encoding ParA family protein, with product MRIASFVGQKGGVGKSTLARVLAVAAARAQHKVLIGDFDLEQLTCVEWGALRLRNGIEPEIEARAFKSLKKLRKTVEGYDLVVVDTRGLADELTEDVSRESDVVFLPTGTSMDDLRPTLALARKLAKTRSVGNKIVIVLSKTGRSERLLEQAEATIAEAGFDMLNAVWPERDGFQADLDVGRAGSESSNPHLKQAAQDVERALLTLAMT from the coding sequence ATGCGAATTGCTTCATTTGTGGGACAAAAGGGCGGTGTCGGCAAAAGCACATTGGCCCGAGTCTTGGCCGTGGCTGCGGCCCGTGCGCAGCACAAGGTGTTGATCGGTGACTTCGATCTGGAGCAACTCACCTGCGTCGAGTGGGGTGCACTGAGGTTGCGCAACGGCATTGAGCCCGAGATTGAAGCCCGCGCTTTCAAGAGCCTTAAAAAGTTACGCAAAACCGTGGAGGGCTATGACCTGGTGGTGGTGGACACCCGGGGCTTGGCCGACGAACTGACCGAAGATGTCAGCCGCGAAAGTGACGTGGTGTTCTTGCCCACAGGCACCTCGATGGATGATCTCCGACCCACCTTGGCGCTGGCCCGCAAGCTGGCCAAAACCCGCTCTGTGGGCAACAAGATTGTCATCGTCTTGTCCAAAACGGGCCGTTCGGAGCGCTTGCTCGAACAAGCCGAAGCCACCATTGCCGAGGCAGGTTTTGACATGCTCAATGCTGTCTGGCCAGAGCGTGACGGCTTTCAAGCCGATCTGGATGTGGGCCGCGCTGGCAGCGAGTCGAGCAACCCACACCTCAAACAAGCGGCCCAAGATGTGGAGCGCGCGCTGCTGACTTTGGCCATGACCTGA